The following are encoded together in the Nocardioides sp. Arc9.136 genome:
- a CDS encoding excinuclease ABC subunit UvrA: protein MSDQPASHPADTHDLIRVRGARVNNLRDVSVELPKRRLTVFTGVSGSGKSSLVFGTIAAESQRLINETYSAFVQGFMPTLARPEVDVLDGLTTAIIVDQERLGANPRSTVGTVTDANAMLRILFSRLGDPQIGPPNAYSFNVPSVRASGAITVERGGRTKAEKATFNRLGGMCPRCEGRGAVSDISLPALYDETKSLNEGAVTIPGYSMDGWQGRIFRGCGFFDPDKPIRDFSERELDDLLHKGATKIKVDGINLTYLGLVPSIQKSFLSKDVEAMQPHVRAFVERAVTFATCPDCEGTRLAPEARSSRIQGLNIADACAMQISDLATWVRDLDEPSVAPLLKALGHTLDSFAAIGLGYVSLDRPSGTLSGGEAQRVKMIRHLGSSLTDVTYVFDEPTIGLHPHDIQRMNELLLQLRDKGNTVLVVEHKPETMAIADHVVDLGPRAGSEGGEIVYEGTLEGLRASGTLTGRHLDDRAALKDAVRTPSGVLEVRGASTHNLRDVDVDVPLGVLVVVTGVAGSGKSSLVHGSVVGREGVVAIDQTGIKGSRRSNPATYTGLLEPIRKAFAKANGVKPALFSANSEGACPTCNGAGVVFTDLATMAGVATTCEDCGGKRFQAAVLEHRLGGRDISEVLGMSVTEAEAFFAGEAKVPAAHKVLSRLADVGLGYLTLGQPLTTLSGGERQRLKLAAQMADTGDVYVLDEPTTGLHLADVEQLLGLLDRLVDSGRSVIVIEHHQAVMAHADWIIDLGPGAGHDGGLVVFEGTPEDLVADGSTLTGQHLAAYVGA, encoded by the coding sequence ATGAGCGACCAGCCCGCGAGCCACCCCGCCGACACCCACGACCTCATCCGCGTGCGCGGCGCTCGGGTCAACAACCTGCGCGACGTGAGCGTCGAGCTGCCCAAGCGCCGGCTCACGGTCTTCACCGGCGTCTCGGGGTCGGGGAAGAGCTCGCTGGTGTTCGGCACGATCGCCGCGGAGTCCCAGCGGCTGATCAACGAGACCTACAGCGCGTTCGTGCAGGGGTTCATGCCGACCCTGGCGCGCCCGGAGGTCGACGTCCTCGACGGGCTCACCACGGCGATCATCGTCGACCAGGAGCGCCTCGGCGCCAACCCGCGCTCGACGGTCGGCACGGTGACCGACGCCAACGCGATGCTGCGAATCCTCTTCAGCCGGTTGGGCGACCCGCAGATCGGCCCGCCCAACGCGTACTCCTTCAACGTCCCCTCGGTCCGCGCGAGCGGGGCGATCACGGTCGAGCGCGGCGGCCGGACGAAGGCGGAGAAGGCGACGTTCAACCGCCTCGGGGGCATGTGCCCGCGGTGCGAGGGCCGCGGCGCGGTCTCCGACATCTCGCTGCCGGCGCTGTACGACGAGACGAAGTCGCTCAACGAGGGCGCGGTGACGATCCCCGGCTACAGCATGGACGGCTGGCAGGGGCGCATCTTCCGCGGCTGCGGCTTCTTCGACCCCGACAAGCCGATCCGGGACTTCTCCGAGCGCGAGCTCGACGACCTCCTCCACAAGGGGGCGACCAAGATCAAGGTCGACGGGATCAACCTGACCTACCTCGGCCTGGTCCCCTCGATCCAGAAGTCCTTCCTGTCCAAGGACGTGGAGGCGATGCAGCCGCACGTGCGCGCCTTCGTCGAGCGGGCGGTCACCTTCGCCACGTGCCCGGACTGCGAGGGCACCCGCCTCGCGCCGGAGGCGCGGTCCTCGAGGATCCAGGGGCTCAACATCGCCGACGCCTGCGCGATGCAGATCAGCGACCTTGCCACCTGGGTGCGCGACCTCGACGAGCCGTCGGTGGCGCCCCTCCTCAAGGCCCTGGGCCACACGCTGGACTCCTTCGCCGCGATCGGCCTGGGCTACGTCTCCCTCGACCGTCCCTCCGGGACGCTCTCGGGCGGCGAGGCGCAGCGCGTGAAGATGATCCGGCACCTCGGGTCCTCCCTCACCGACGTCACCTACGTCTTCGACGAGCCGACCATCGGCCTGCACCCGCACGACATCCAGCGGATGAACGAGCTGCTGCTCCAGCTGCGCGACAAGGGCAACACCGTCCTGGTCGTCGAGCACAAGCCGGAGACGATGGCGATCGCCGACCACGTCGTCGACCTCGGCCCCCGGGCGGGCAGCGAGGGTGGCGAGATCGTCTACGAGGGCACCCTCGAGGGCCTGCGCGCGAGCGGCACGCTCACCGGCCGGCACCTCGACGACCGGGCGGCGCTCAAGGACGCGGTGCGCACGCCGAGCGGCGTGCTGGAGGTGCGCGGCGCGAGCACCCACAACCTGCGCGACGTCGACGTGGACGTGCCGCTGGGTGTCCTGGTCGTCGTCACCGGGGTGGCCGGCTCCGGCAAGAGCTCCCTGGTGCACGGGTCGGTCGTCGGACGCGAGGGGGTGGTCGCGATCGACCAGACCGGCATCAAGGGCTCGCGGCGCAGCAACCCGGCGACGTACACCGGGCTGCTGGAGCCGATCCGCAAGGCCTTCGCCAAGGCCAACGGCGTCAAGCCCGCGCTGTTCAGCGCCAACTCCGAGGGTGCGTGCCCCACGTGCAACGGCGCCGGCGTCGTCTTCACCGACCTCGCCACCATGGCCGGCGTGGCGACCACCTGCGAGGACTGCGGGGGCAAGCGCTTCCAGGCCGCGGTCCTCGAGCACCGGCTCGGCGGTCGCGACATCAGCGAGGTGCTGGGGATGTCGGTGACGGAGGCCGAGGCGTTCTTCGCCGGCGAGGCCAAGGTGCCCGCGGCGCACAAGGTCCTCAGCCGCCTGGCCGACGTCGGCCTGGGCTACCTCACCCTCGGCCAGCCCCTCACCACGCTCTCCGGCGGCGAGCGGCAGCGGCTCAAGCTCGCGGCGCAGATGGCCGACACCGGCGACGTCTACGTCCTCGACGAGCCGACGACGGGCCTCCACCTCGCCGACGTCGAGCAGCTGCTCGGCCTGCTCGACCGGCTCGTCGACTCGGGGAGGTCGGTCATCGTCATCGAGCACCACCAGGCGGTGATGGCGCACGCCGACTGGATCATCGACCTCGGTCCCGGCGCCGGCCACGACGGTGGCCTCGTCGTCTTCGAGGGCACCCCGGAGGACCTGGTCGCGGACGGCTCGACGCTCACCGGGCAGCACCTGGCGGCGTACGTCGGGGCGTAG
- a CDS encoding VWA domain-containing protein, whose amino-acid sequence MTGEPPVSGSGLLERHIAFLEALRSAGLPVSLAEDLDAIAALSALEWGSRATVQAAYAATLVKRQSQRPTFDALFDLWFPRMVGSGAAAERSDEAGEEFSVRDGADALRDFRGALLEALAADDQQALAALAAEMVARFGAMPGRGPGLSSWSAYTALQRVSPGELVDKLVAGLLADGRTEEEAERTAGRRVDAFTALVEGDARRRIAEEKGPEHVANVALRPSIDRLDFLAARRTDLEQMRREIYPLARRLAARLTKEHHAQRRGPLDFRRTVRASMSTGGVPLTTHHRPKRPHRTELVVLCDVSGSVANFAQFTLLLVFALRDQFQKVRAFTFIDHLHEVTDHFRPGADIVDVMADLAASTSHAALWGRTNYGRAITKLAEDHADALGPKSSLLVLGDARSNYSDLALDTLGELVSGIRHAWWLNPEHRRHWDNGDSAASRYGAVVPMVECRNLTQLGEFVHDIL is encoded by the coding sequence GTGACCGGTGAGCCGCCGGTGAGCGGCAGCGGGCTGCTCGAGCGGCACATCGCGTTCCTCGAGGCGCTGCGGTCCGCGGGCCTGCCGGTGTCGCTGGCCGAGGACCTCGACGCGATCGCGGCGCTCTCGGCGCTGGAGTGGGGCAGCCGCGCGACCGTCCAGGCGGCGTACGCCGCGACGCTGGTCAAGCGGCAGTCGCAGCGGCCGACCTTCGACGCGCTCTTCGACCTCTGGTTCCCCCGGATGGTCGGCTCCGGTGCGGCCGCCGAGCGCTCCGACGAGGCGGGCGAGGAGTTCTCGGTCCGCGACGGCGCGGACGCGCTGCGCGACTTCCGCGGCGCGCTGCTCGAGGCGCTGGCCGCGGACGACCAGCAGGCGCTGGCCGCCCTCGCCGCCGAGATGGTCGCGCGGTTCGGCGCCATGCCGGGCCGTGGACCGGGGCTCTCCAGCTGGTCGGCCTACACCGCCCTGCAGCGGGTCTCCCCGGGCGAGCTGGTCGACAAGCTGGTCGCCGGGCTGCTCGCGGACGGCCGCACCGAGGAGGAGGCCGAGCGGACGGCCGGGCGGCGCGTCGACGCCTTCACCGCGCTGGTCGAGGGCGACGCCCGCCGGCGGATCGCCGAGGAGAAGGGGCCAGAGCACGTCGCGAACGTCGCCCTGCGGCCGAGCATCGACCGGCTCGACTTCCTCGCCGCCCGCCGCACCGACCTGGAGCAGATGCGCCGGGAGATCTACCCGCTCGCCCGTCGCCTCGCGGCCCGGCTCACCAAGGAGCACCACGCACAGCGGCGCGGACCGCTCGACTTCCGACGCACCGTCCGGGCCTCGATGTCCACCGGCGGCGTGCCCCTGACCACCCACCACCGGCCCAAGCGCCCGCACCGCACCGAGCTCGTCGTGCTCTGCGACGTCAGCGGCTCGGTGGCCAACTTCGCCCAGTTCACGCTCCTGCTGGTCTTCGCGCTGCGCGACCAGTTCCAGAAGGTCCGGGCCTTCACCTTCATCGACCACCTGCACGAGGTGACCGACCACTTCCGGCCGGGCGCCGACATCGTCGACGTAATGGCCGACCTCGCGGCGAGCACGTCGCACGCGGCGCTGTGGGGGCGGACGAACTACGGCCGGGCGATCACGAAGCTCGCCGAGGACCACGCCGACGCGCTCGGCCCGAAGTCCTCGCTGCTCGTCCTCGGCGACGCCCGGTCGAACTACTCCGACCTGGCGCTGGACACCCTCGGCGAGCTCGTCAGCGGCATCCGCCACGCGTGGTGGCTCAACCCCGAGCACCGGCGGCACTGGGACAACGGCGACTCCGCCGCGTCGCGCTACGGGGCGGTCGTGCCGATGGTCGAGTGCCGCAACCTGACCCAGCTCGGCGAGTTCGTCCACGACATCCTGTGA
- a CDS encoding MoxR family ATPase has protein sequence MTTADWFSSPDDATERLGATGYLADPATATTAYLAGALEKPLLVEGPAGVGKTELAKAVARATGADLVRLQCYEGLDEARALYEWNYRKQLLRIQATQAGPGDATSWDETHDDIFTDEFLLTRPLLTAIRREEPTVLLIDEVDKTDVEVEGLLLEVLSDFQVTIPELGTVSAVRRPFVVLTSNATRELSEAVKRRCLYLHLDYPDAEREREIVSSQVPDLDERVAGQLVATVARLRELELKKAPSIAESVDWARTLIALEIGDLDDKAVADTLGVVLKHASDHDRAVRELRLRK, from the coding sequence ATGACGACGGCCGACTGGTTCTCCTCGCCCGACGACGCCACCGAGCGGCTCGGGGCGACCGGCTACCTCGCCGACCCGGCGACCGCCACCACGGCGTACCTCGCCGGCGCCCTGGAGAAGCCGCTGCTGGTCGAGGGGCCGGCGGGCGTCGGGAAGACCGAGCTGGCCAAGGCGGTCGCGCGCGCGACCGGCGCCGACCTCGTCCGGCTGCAGTGCTACGAGGGCCTCGACGAGGCCCGGGCGCTGTACGAGTGGAACTACCGGAAGCAGCTGCTCCGCATCCAGGCGACGCAGGCCGGCCCCGGCGACGCGACCTCGTGGGACGAGACCCACGACGACATCTTCACCGACGAGTTCCTGCTGACCCGCCCGCTGCTGACGGCGATCCGCCGCGAGGAGCCGACGGTGCTGCTCATCGACGAGGTCGACAAGACCGACGTCGAGGTGGAGGGCCTGCTGCTGGAGGTCCTCTCGGACTTCCAGGTCACGATCCCCGAGCTGGGCACGGTGAGCGCCGTGCGCCGCCCGTTCGTCGTGCTCACCTCGAACGCCACCCGCGAGCTGTCCGAGGCGGTCAAGCGCCGCTGCCTCTACCTGCACCTGGACTACCCCGACGCCGAGCGGGAGCGGGAGATCGTCTCCAGCCAGGTGCCCGACCTCGACGAGCGGGTGGCGGGCCAGCTGGTCGCGACGGTCGCCCGCCTGCGCGAGCTGGAGCTGAAGAAGGCGCCGTCGATCGCGGAGTCCGTCGACTGGGCCCGGACGCTGATCGCGCTGGAGATCGGCGACCTCGACGACAAGGCCGTCGCCGACACGCTCGGTGTCGTGCTCAAGCACGCCTCCGACCACGACCGTGCCGTCCGCGAGCTCCGGCTCCGGAAGTGA
- a CDS encoding gamma carbonic anhydrase family protein produces the protein MNLFEFEGKRPTVHPDAWIAPTATLVGDVTVEAGASVWYGAVLRGDVCRIVVREGSNIQDNSVLHAGPDQVLTVGPNATVGHGCVVHCAEVGEQALVGNGSTLLDGATVGAGTLVAAGSVVTPGTEIPAGVVATGTPCKAVKPIEGTSSQFWVDTNAVYYADLATRHRATAHPAS, from the coding sequence GTGAACCTCTTCGAGTTCGAGGGCAAGCGCCCGACCGTGCACCCGGACGCCTGGATCGCCCCGACCGCGACCCTGGTCGGCGACGTGACCGTCGAGGCCGGCGCGAGCGTCTGGTACGGCGCGGTGCTCCGCGGGGACGTGTGCCGCATCGTCGTCCGCGAGGGCAGCAACATCCAGGACAACAGCGTCCTGCACGCCGGGCCGGACCAGGTGCTGACCGTCGGGCCGAACGCGACGGTCGGGCACGGCTGCGTCGTCCACTGCGCCGAGGTCGGCGAGCAGGCGCTCGTCGGCAACGGCTCGACCTTGCTGGACGGCGCGACGGTCGGCGCGGGCACGCTCGTCGCCGCCGGCTCGGTCGTCACCCCGGGCACCGAGATCCCCGCCGGCGTCGTCGCGACCGGCACCCCGTGCAAGGCCGTCAAGCCGATCGAGGGCACGTCCTCGCAGTTCTGGGTCGACACCAACGCGGTCTACTACGCCGACCTCGCGACGCGGCACCGCGCCACGGCGCACCCGGCCTCCTGA